DNA sequence from the Xenopus tropicalis strain Nigerian chromosome 4, UCB_Xtro_10.0, whole genome shotgun sequence genome:
GATACATTTTTTGGGGATAAATtttaatttcaattaaaaaaaaaatatacaaataatttgTAGTATAAAATGTACACTTCTAAACCAGTGGAACATAGGCTCATGACATGTACTGGGTTTTTCTAATgcttaaacaaaaacaaacaaattccCAGCGCCCCCTGATAGCTGTATATTAATAGTGATGGGATGTTAAAAATACCCAAACAGGCTGAAACACTTGAACACTTTGCATGAAGCCTTTTTAGCAAAATGTATTAATCACACAATAAATTCTAAAATATGTATGCAACATGTTTCTTTTAAACCTTTCCGATTCCCTCCTTGGGCCAGTACCAAGCATAAGGCTGACAATGTTTTCTTATTTGGatagtttttttaaacattttggttCTTAACTGTAGTTTACAAGAGCTATTGTGTTAATGCTTTCCCTCCTGAGTGAACGCAGCCAAGTTAAGTCATAGAGAATGTCTTACAGGTATTGCAAGACATTGATGGCCTTTGTTTATTTCCTGCCTCCCTCCCTTGTGTCATGTGCTCTTCTACCATTGCAGTAACCTGATTTCTGCACTGGGTGGTTTGGTCCcctgtgtgactgtgaggcttgGCCAATATTTAAGTGAGCAATGCCTCCTACTATCAGCCTCATGTACCCTCTGTGTGCATTTTTCTGAGCTGATTGCATGAAAGTTCTGACACCTCTAAGACTTCCTTTATAATTATTATAGctgaattattatattaaatactcCTGTTTTCAACGGTGGTCTTTCATATACTGAATTAGGACACCGCCACTAGAAATGGAAATGGAGACATTTTTCAAAGAAGGGTCTCCAATAGAGTTATGTAAATGAACTGGGAAACGgatgatttttatatataattactgtatatcataatttatatataaactcCCAGATGTCAACTTTAATTAAACATAATAAGCTTTGCCGAACGCTGCTGTTTTCTGGCATCAGCAGTTTTAGAATCAGAAGGAATACCTGCAATCCCCTTTGTAAGTGCTAGAGAAAGGTCTCAGATGGCCTTGCCCATGATCAAATTATCTCAGATATATAAAAATTCTGATTAGCTACTGAGACATTTTATTGTGTTTCTTCTGCTCTTGGCCAATATGGTTAGTTACCAAAGTCAGCCTCCTACAGCAATTGAAAACctgaaatgaacattttataCAAAACATGGTCTGTTTCAAGTGTTTAGTACAAGTCCTCAAAGGGCTTTGAGTAATTAAACATTTGGTAGTCCATGTAGTAAAAGTCATATGTGCGCTGCCTCTCTGTAGGAGACAGCTGTGCAAAATATTGCTGGGTAATTTTATTTGTTGTTCTTTCTTCATTGGAATGTCTGTCCTTAAATCTGGGAAATGTTAAGTTTTTGGGGGCACCAATTAGATGCAAGAGAAAATCTGCATCTTCTTCCATGCTTTCAAATTTCCCAATAAAGTCGTAGTCTATTAAACAGGGGCTGCAGAGTCTGCTTACATGGTCCCAGTGAATGTCCATACCCACTGGCCTATGAACATCAAGCAAGTATTGGATAAATTCTGTAAATTGCACCCCAGAACCCGTCCACAGGGCCTCCTTTGTGGCGTTCCTCCGATACTTTGAAATAATTGCTTTGCCAAATACTGGATGATAATAATTATTTGCATGCTCAAATTTGTCCCGGAATGCAGATACAAGCCTCTCAAAAGGCTCCCGGATAAAAATCATTTTGGTGTAGGTGTTAAGGCGATAAAAGATTCCATTTCGGTCAAAGCTATCAAGCCTTTTCAGAtaattcccataatgcactgtaTTGTGATGAATATCCTTGGTGGAAGAGGCTAACCCATTTAGCACCATCAAGACGCGTTTCCAGTTAGAGCAGCCCGCTTTTGGAACCTCGCAGTATAAAAGTTTATGTTTATCTTCTACAAAAATCCGTGAGACGTGATACGGCGTAATAATCCTCCGGCTGCTGCTTTTATACTTTGAACATATGTCCCGCATTAGCTTTTTCCGTTCTATTTGCATCTCATAAAGCTTCTTCCATTTGCCATTTTTGTCATTGATTTCCAGCCGCGTGAGATCGACAGCCGAGCTGTTCATGGCAATGAGAATGGGTGTCTCTTTGAGGAGGAACCGGGTTTTTTTCTTTAGCAGTTTCCTCTCTGtggattttttattttctctcttcaGAAACATCATCTTTTTCTGCCTCCTGTTAGTATTCTGCAGCAGTGCTGGGTACTGATAAGGGGGATATGAAGGGACAACTTGGTTTATCTTCATCAGTTGTTTTGCAGCATTTTCCATTGTGTCCCCATATTGATTATTCGATGTACAGTCCTAGAAAGAAAAAGCAGATCAGTGGTGAGAATTCCAGAGTGCATTGCTTACAGGAGGCTGCCGCAACATCATTTGCTTATCTCTTCAGATAAATCTAAAGCCAGCAGTTTTCAGCCTAACATACAAAAGCTCTCTGCAGATAATACTAGATTTTAAACATTTACCACTGTTTAGCCATAATTAAATTCTTTTAAAACATGAATGTGTGTATTTTCAGTTAACAAAATCTTTAATTGTCAGTGTGGCACAAAGGTATCACTCTGGCTTCTTTTAAACTACAATCTGTATAATGCATGCAGGGAGATACCAGCCTAAGCAAAATATGActggaggtaaatagttaggccCACTTTCTGAATATTAGCAATTTTGCACTGATTATATCATgaaactctaagggctctggtacacggggagattagtcgcccgcgagcagggagttttgccgcgggcgactaatctccccgtgtaccagagccctaaaagctgcAGCCAGCAGGAACACTAGAAGATAATCTTACTGACACAGGAGGTGTCTCCTGACACTCCTCTGCTCAGTTCTATCTCTCCTGTCACATGAGCAATAGAACTGAGCAGCAGATGCATCATGGAAGCCCTGTTACAAATTCATGATATTAGGTAATATAATGAAAGctgtaaaaaaattattattgcaAAAATGGTCAGAATAGAAATTTTACGTGTACCCTTTGAACCCCTGTCACTctaacaattatatataaaaactgcATAACATCTGTTTTATAAGTGCATTATAAAATTCTTATTGAAGCCTTAATGTTTTATTCTGTCACTTCCAAATATAGATTAGATAAAGACCTCTCCTATACAATGGCATAGTTAACGTGAATGAGCCTGTAACATAAAGGGTATATGTGATTGCTTTCTGCTCGGATCCTGAATTTTAAGCTAGAAACCCAGCCAGAAAGCAAGAGAGAACTGCTGTTATTTTGTCTCCAATGAAATCCAAATGGTCACGGACATGAAATTATACACAGGCCTATGCAAGCACAAAAAGGTCACTGTATTTTTTCAGAGgatgttaattattttttaggaaCTGCTCTAGTATACATATTATTTCACTTTATGGCTTGAGATGGACCAAtttaagtgcaaagtgcaaaactgtGTCGATACTAACAGAACTCAGAAAAGTATTTATTTCAATACATGTTCCTTTATACTTATAAATTAAAATGACCGTTGTGCCTTCTGGGGAGCATGGAACCTTGGAATTAACACCTGTTTTGAGTTGGTACTCCCCAGGCTCCCTTTTTGtattggagatggtcttcctataattcaaagctttctggataatgggtttctggataatagatcccagaTACCCATTCACTACCCCAGATACCCATTCACTGTTCACTGCAGATACCTGCAGTGAACGCTCATTATAAggtagaccagcgtttttcaaccgctgttgcctggtgtgccgtaggcagggccgcaatttttactttcaaagggggcccggcgatgctacagtttttcttagtagctagggccccctttaataaaatccgggccctgtcattggttgcgccccgtgtgtacgggtgacatcagtacgcacggggcgcaacgttataaaagggcctgtgtgcggtcgcgtgtaggcagaagtgcagaggcggcgcgcgtgagtagaagatgctgctgaagccgccgaagagtaaaatgctgctgggcaccaatgtattaggggggccacggggcacactgacttatgggggcactgctgctgggcaccaatgtactaggggggctggctcttggcaccaatgtactggggggcactgctgctgggcaccaatgtactaggggggcactgctcttggcaccaatgtactaggggggcactgctgctgggcaccaatgtactaggggggcactgctcttggcaccaatgtactaggggggcactgctgctgggcaccagtgtactaggggggcactgctcttggcaccaatgtactaggggggcactgctcttggcaccaatgtactaggggggcactgctgctgggcacagagttacattttttaacattttctaatggtggtgtgcctcgtgatttttttcatgaaacaagtgtgcctttgcccaaaaaaggttgaaaaacactgaggtAGACTTCTTAATTAAGGAACATTAATCATTTATCTTTGGAGAGAAATGTGATCAAAGCACATCCCCTTATATTAAGgatttttttcatcatttgcTGTTTGTTTTAGCTTCAGGAATGATTTTGACTAGATTAACCATAAATCTTttgaaatcccctaaaattatCCACCCTGCCttcttttcatttttggtttaaatattacaatataatacaatatagtATGTTGGCTTATCGATACCTTATAATGTTTGTATATCTATATTGTATATCTTAAAGTACAGAGGAACAAGCTGAACAAATCTGCAGTCatagagaaaaaagtaaaaaaaactgcaagCAAAGGGATCTATAAAACTTTACATGGCAGGAGCCCAAGtcaatttttaatataaattcaaatacattatttattctctttgtCTTTCGGCCTCTTCCTCATTGCATTTCAGAAGAGCAGGCCAGTGAGAACCTCTCTTAAATACTAATGTGTTGGTTACTTAAATGGTGTTATAAAGGCCACTGACAGACCATAAACTGAGAATAGAGAGATGCCCAACATGAAAGCTCAGTGTAATCACTTGAAATATTTTCCCCAAAGGCTTCCTGCGCTGAGGCTCAGCATTTTGGTGACCTTTAATGGCATCCTAAGAAGACTGGGCTTTTAACGGGCCATATCCAGCCAGGACGCACGCAGTGAATTTGAAGAAATTTACTCAGTGTCAAAACTGCCAAACACATGTATAGTGGAAAAGCAATGCAGCTCCTAGCACCCTGGCTACATTAACCCTTTTTAGCGAATACTGCAAAAACATGACACTGGTATCAGTAGCCCCAGCGCCGTCACTGTTACTTACAATGATTATCCAGGTGTTTTTGCTGTTTGAGGATCTATTATGAGTGATTTCTTTTTAACCCCATTTTTTGAAAGAGTGGCTATAAAATATGAATGACTGTAGACTAACGATGATGCGTTCATTTGATAGTTTATAAAGCAACAAGTACTAGCAAAGGGCAATTTAGAGCTTTCTTAAACAAATATACAGCTTATACCCAAAAAGGAATCAAAAGAAAGATATGGGGAGAAAAGTTTCTCCTACGCCCAAAAAAAGGCGAGGCATAAATAAATGAGTTGTAGTCAGTCGCCTCCGTCTACTACTGTGTCTGTGTTTCGCTCTTTGTTGCCACATAACGCTGCGTAACACAGTAATGCGCTGGGCAGAGCAAAACGCCAACATAGTAGTAGATAGAGGAGACTGACTGCACCATCACCGCGTTGCGCGCAGACTCGCTGGGGAACAGCAGAACACGGACACTGAATCACGTGTCCTTTTATTAATGGTAGTGTACAATAGTTTAACTAACGCTATCTTGTACTGCATTTTTCCTTAGATGGCCTCTTGGACGgaatgtgagaggtgtggcacccACTTATTTCAAGCCCAGCAAGGGATTGGTGGGGTGATGAAACAGTTGGCTCTTCTTTAGCTGAAATGTAGGTGCCCAAATTATCATAGCCATTCTCTGcccttcataataataataatcggtTTAAATAACATtgttgatgttttttttcccaaactaGACTGGctccccaacagtctgagggaccatgaactggccccatgtaaAAAGtgtgaggacccctgctctaaaggaaACATTTCTGCGGCCATTGAAGTACTTAACGCTTCTTAATCTTTTTTAAGGGCAACCTCTTTTCCACGATCTTTCTTTTTAGTTTATATATTAACTTAACCACAACTGTCCTTCATAGGGTTTAACAGGACTGTATCATAATAAGCTGCAGAAGCCCTTCTCTAAATCAATACACTGAGCAGACAGCTTCCAGCTGTAGTTTGAAGCTTTTCCATTACAATTGTATACATTATTAGTTGTGAGCTTTGTACACTTCCCTGTGATTGAATCCTGATCATCTATGTCAGATGAAATAAAACTGTTTGCGTGAGATGGAAAGAAAGGCCCACAAGCTGACTAATTGCCATTGACAGCAGTAGAATCCTACCCATGTTACCTGCCTCTCACATGTTTGGTGTTGCCTTTTGCTCCATTGATTTTAGGTGCCTAGTAGGGAAACAGTTAATgacttagaatttttttttatatggatgCTCACAAATTCATATTTAGAGCATCTGGTGTACAGTGCAGCTCCAGACAACTAAGAAGCTAAGTCCATGAAGAAAAATGAATTCTAATAAAAATGCCTAACTTCCAGCTGGTAAGTGAGGGAGCCAATGTCTCCGAAATCTGTTGTCATGCAAAACAGGTTTACTGTGCTGGAAATAGGCCCTCGTGGAGCCAAGCAATCTTTTGCTGACAAACATCACATTGGTTTGTAAAGGACAATAACACATGATTATCAAAGccaggcagggcagacaatatcCCTAACAGAATGTATGCTTTGTTGACAAGATAATAACAGAAACCCAAGAGGCTGTCATGGACAAATAATGTAACTGTGCACATAGGTGAAAAGGGATTATTATACCTTCTGTTGAGGCAGACTGTTGTGCACTGCCATTGGTTATCTTTACTATCATGGTTATTTCTGCTATCATGAGTTATCCACACTAAGGTTTACTCTCACCAGCAATAATATTCCCTGCTGAATTGATATTTTATATGAGGGAAATTAAATggatattacatttttaacagtCATATATACACATTTACGCAGAGTATACATTTAATTTGATATCCTATATAGTCTAAATGTGCCAATTGCAAACAGATGTTTATATAGTTAGGTATTGTATTAATAAAGTAATGTTTATACTGCACCAAACTGAATAAAACAGGAAGTGAACTGTGTATAGTGTTATGTGACTAATCTTGTCTATGTAAACCCCATTAGTGTGGGAACTACTAATTAAGATAAAAGACCATCATGGAAGAGGTAACTAAACAATATAGTCACAGATTATTATCAttatctgttatatatatatagcgccaCTACGTATTTCCATATATCATATTGTTTCAGTTTAAGGCAGGGATTGCAAGTTATTTAAAGTATTAGAATGCCAAGAGAGGAGCTTCTATACCAGCGCCTTTTATATGACTGAACTATAATCCCTGGCCAGTATTATAGATTCAATGCCTCAGTGGCCACACTACATGAACTGTGCTGCTGTCCATGCTGCTGACAAGAAACACGCTGAGGTTCAAGTGCTGGGTATCTATTAAATGAGTGATAACAATAATCCATCATTTTAGTTGTATAAATGTGCATTATAAAAATTTGGGGCTAGTCTTTGCTTTAACTACAAATATTTGAATGGTCACAGTGTACAGGTAACACTGTTGGTTGgttctgttaaaggagaaagccCATTCTGCCATATTGTTCATACTTTAGCCAACCAGTAAAACTGCAGGGGCCCCAATCTACATGCTGTAACCCCCATATTATTTTAGCCTCTCAAGCACTATGGGTTGTTATCACATTGGATGAGGCATGCAGCCAGAAGACCTTAGGCCATGGGCACATGGAGTGTTAGCAACTTTTTGTCTGCagactgagagaagcagatccactttctTCCGCAGCTCCGTTGATCTaaactgaaaagtacagcttccactTGAGAGCAGATACATGGAGCAGCGGAATGGAGGTTGGCCCAAAAAATGTTAAAGCAGGCATGTTCAGGCCCACCTCCGCTCCGTGTACCTGTACTCAAGCGGAAGCTGTACTTTTAAGTTTAGATACAGAGGGTTGCGAAAGGGAGCAGATCTCAGCCTTCAGTAAAAACCCAAACTGAGAAAATGTTCCATGTGCCCATTGCCTTTTACATTGATGGATCCAAACTTGTTCCTCTCTGTTATAGGAAATTATCAAAGATACACTCTTCTTGGGTCTCTGAAGTAGGGTGTGAATTTATGGCTCTACAAATGAAGCTGAATACCGCAGAGAATACACAGCAGAGCTGCAGTGCTGAGGAGCCTGGCTTCTATCCTCCTATATCCTCACAGTTGTTAATAACTTGTTCTCTTGCACGTTCCACAGGAATTTGCAGTTTTCTGAttctaattatttttacattaacattCTTCCAAAAATCTGCAGTCATGATTATGTGCCACAGACAGAGAGCCATTACAATTCTGCACTAGTGCTGTCTTCTGTACTGACTGAACTCCTTACAGTGCATTTGCAAAAAGCATGGGAGACTTCTGTCAAGTGAGGAGCACAGATTAAATGCGTGTGTGCCACACGCGTGCCACACACGCTTTCTGATTTAGTCATTTGGAAATGTTTTTCCCAGTGACATATTCCATTACCACTCCAGTTGTAGCCTATCCAGATAGAAATGCCTGAAGTATTGCCTGCATATTGTGCTTGTTATTTTACTGTGCCTGCATCTGTTCTCTTGGCTAACAAAGAGCAATCCCATGTCTGACTCACAAATCCCCATACAAAGAACTGCCTGCTTTTGGGTTAGTACTATGTTTATGCTGTATCATTATAATTCTTGGTGCAATCTGGGATCTGGTGCATATAATGGTGCAAAGTCCTGTGCAAACATGTTTTACAATCACATGATAATGACAAGTGTTGTTTACTCTACTGGTTATATAGCCAATTGGGTCTGTTTAATCCTCAATATGAAACTGTAAGTGAATTTAGGTGTGAGCCACTGTGATAATAGCAGATGTATAGGGCGTGCCTTTTCCTGTTGCTAGTCTACATTATCCTCAATGCCATGACAAGGACTTGGTGTATGTGCAATGTAGGACATTTGTGTGAAGTCATAGTGTGTTCAGGTTCACCaaacatattaaacatattaGACAAATGAATTGTGGGTAACACAAGTATCTGTTCAATGATTTAATGACAATAAATGAGCGAAGTACATTGTTTTCTCTTAAAACAGATCATTACGAGTTGTTGATGGTGGCATATGGAGTTGGAAGGCTATATAAAGGATGTACTCTACTTTATGTAACCACCCCAAGACAGAAGGTTATGCtccttctttctgttttttttcctagAGAGGCTATAGGTGTGCATGTAAGTAGCAGCAGGACTACACGTACAGTCAAGTGAATTATAACCCACGTGCCATATTTATAATTTCCCAGAAATGTGTGCCCTGGCAGCAAACTGGCTGGAAATTGACTACATCTGTCAACACAGTGGGCTTTAATTCCACTAGATGGAGCAATGATTCCTCTATAAATACAGTTTGAAATCTACAGAAAAAATTATTtcttcaagagaaaaaaaaaattgaaatcaaATCTTCCCACCCCCCCGTATCCTTATTTCCAGGATCCATAATGCCTATTTTTATACAACCAACAGTTTATGACTAATCACAGACATGCATACAGTAAACACAGTCTGTGCTGCATTATAATACTACTGCTGAAGGAATTCAGCTCTGGCTTGCCTTTTCTCTATTCCTTTTTCCCTGTGACATGGTACTTCCCCCGCTCACACATTTATTGAAATCACGCTTACATAGGTAAAACAAATCACACCCCTACCTTTTTGGGTTGATGCAATGAAAATTCAAATTTCATTCCTGAAAGATAAATACAGAGAAACAGTCAGTTTAAGTAGAAAAATCAATTATAGAGGAAATACAGTGACCAGTAATTATAAAATTCATCCAACTGCAAAACTGTAATTAATTGTATAGGTTTTATCACAGAAAATATATTGCACATTCTAAGGGACAGGGCTACAAATAGCACTGAAACTGCTGTTCTACTGAAGAGAAATAAAGATTATATAATAAACACTGACATACAATACCCTAAAACCGGCCCTGCTTTGAAGTGTGAATTTGGGCCCCCAGTTTTTTTTATGCAGAAGATGAAGTAGTctagaaaccattttcatacagtCATGTGAAAAAGTAAGCACAACCCATGTTGTTTTTTAACATAAATATAGATCTATTAACTTTTTGTTGaataaataattgcaattttattcTTTGGAAAAAGTAAATACACAGCTAAACCTGGTAGTGTCCCCTTTGGCTGAAACAACCTCAAGTAGGTGCTTCTTATAACTATCAGTCTCTGAGACCGACTGCAGACATATTTTTAACTCCCCTATGCAGAATGTTTTCAGCTATGTGATGTTTGAGGGTTTTTTGCATACACAGCAGTTTCAGATGCTTTTTTTCATTCTAGAACCTCCTACTTCTTTTTTTTCAGCCATTCCTTGGTGGATTTACTGCAATGTTTATGGTCAATGGCATGTTGCAGCATCCACTTTAAAatagtggttcacctttacattaacttttagtatgttatagaatgtcctgttcctagcaactttgcagttgggcttcattgtttgtttttatatttttagaattatttgccttcctctgctacATAATACcaactttaaaatgggggtcactgaccccagaagccaaaaacctactgctctgtgaggctacaatttttttttttttgtatggatcACCCacccattcatattccagtctctcattcaattcactgcctggttgctaaggaaaacaCAACCCTAGCAtccggatagctgctgaaattccaatctggagagctgctgaacaaaaagctcaataactaaaaaaatacacacaaataaaatgaaaaaacacctGCAAATATCttgtcatactaaatgttaatggaTTGTGTGATGGTGAGCTGCCCATTCCCTGGTGCAGCAAAGCAGTCCCAAACAATAACTTTTCCACCACTGGGCTGACCTACGCAAGTTGGCAGTTGTTTGAAATCTCTACTTTGGTTTGGATGATTTTCAGACAGTGGGAAAAAATTTTGCCATTCTTTTTGAATAACTTTCCAGATTTAtaggctcttaaaggaacagtaacaccaaaaaatgaaagtgtataaaaataattaatatattatgtattattgccctgcactggtaaaagttgtgtgtttgcttcataaacactactacagtttatataaataccctgctgtgtagccatgggggcagctatttaaattgaaaaaaggagaaaaggcacaggttacatagcagataacagataagtagcagattcccattgtattctacacagttatctgttatcttcttatgtaacctgtgccttttctccttttttcaatttaaatggctgcccccgtggctacacaacagctatttctataaactacagtagtctttctgaagcaaacacacaacttttaccagtgcagggcaacagtacattatattttaatttaattattttaaaacatttttattttttagtgttactgttcctttaatacaagcTTTTTGCAAAAGGCCTCAGTGAGCGCTTTCAGTCTAGGCATGGTGAAACCAAACACTTCAACAAAGAGCAAACCAAACTAAATGTCTGAGGTTTAAATAAGAAAGGTTCTTCCAAGATGCTCTCTAACAGTGTTCTAATCATTTGACAAACATAATCAAACAGCTCAATGTAGTGGTATTCCCTGCAATGTGAGTGCTCTGTGCCATTCATCAACTTACTGACTCCTGCGTAGGAAAGGCTTTCTTATCTTATGGCAGCCTATAGCTTGGACCTATCCACTTGAGTTGGTGCTCTCAAAATAATTGTTAATTGACTAGTGATATGCGGGTCAACTAAAACTAGACCCGCAACCGACACTAACTTGCCTACTCCAAGTCCAAACCCTATCCAACCCAGacagtcccctctatttatagacccatggCCAACCTGCCCACCAATGAAAAGGGGCAGGCCGGAACCCAAAAGCAGGCAGCGTAAGGTCACAAATGTTGTGAAAAGGTCGTCCTGAACCCGCACATCCCACAGGTATCAGGCCGCCCTGCACATCACTATAATAGACCCTTGAGAATGAATCTGTGCCTCAGGATTCTTAAGTAGCTATGATTTATATATGGAAtggtacaaacaataaaaatgttatactttGCTATTTGTTGTATGTTATGAGGTTATAGAGTTCTGTTGTATTTCCTTTTATTGCAGATGTTATGGAATT
Encoded proteins:
- the chst8 gene encoding carbohydrate sulfotransferase 8 isoform X1, whose protein sequence is MKRKCWRLTDPAEMVRQQRLAPEHWLNGHLKGMKFEFSLHQPKKDCTSNNQYGDTMENAAKQLMKINQVVPSYPPYQYPALLQNTNRRQKKMMFLKRENKKSTERKLLKKKTRFLLKETPILIAMNSSAVDLTRLEINDKNGKWKKLYEMQIERKKLMRDICSKYKSSSRRIITPYHVSRIFVEDKHKLLYCEVPKAGCSNWKRVLMVLNGLASSTKDIHHNTVHYGNYLKRLDSFDRNGIFYRLNTYTKMIFIREPFERLVSAFRDKFEHANNYYHPVFGKAIISKYRRNATKEALWTGSGVQFTEFIQYLLDVHRPVGMDIHWDHVSRLCSPCLIDYDFIGKFESMEEDADFLLHLIGAPKNLTFPRFKDRHSNEERTTNKITQQYFAQLSPTERQRTYDFYYMDYQMFNYSKPFEDLY
- the chst8 gene encoding carbohydrate sulfotransferase 8 (The RefSeq protein has 3 substitutions compared to this genomic sequence); amino-acid sequence: MRLTCMFSFILLFGAAGLIVFIHLQDPAEMVRQQRLAPEHWLNGHLKGMKFEFSLHQPEKDCTSNNQYGDTMENAAKQLMKINQVVPSYPPYQYAALLQNTNRRQKKMMFLKRENKKSTERKLLKKKTRFLLKETPILIAMNSSAVDLTRLEINDKNGKWKKLYEMQIERKKLMRDICSKYKSSSRRIITPYHVSRIFVEDKHKLLYCEVPKAGCSNWKRVLMVLNGLASSTKDIHHNTVHYGNYLKRLDSFDRNGIFYRLNTYTKMIFIREPFERLVSAFRDKFEHANNYYHPVFGKAIISKYRRNATKEALWTGSGVQFTEFIQYLLDVHRPVGMDIHWDHVSRLCSPCLIDYDFIGKFESMEEDADFLLHLIGAPKNLTFPRFKDRHSNEERTTNKITQQYFAQLSPTERQRTYDFYYMDYQMFNYTKPFEDLY
- the chst8 gene encoding carbohydrate sulfotransferase 8 isoform X2, producing the protein MKFEFSLHQPKKDCTSNNQYGDTMENAAKQLMKINQVVPSYPPYQYPALLQNTNRRQKKMMFLKRENKKSTERKLLKKKTRFLLKETPILIAMNSSAVDLTRLEINDKNGKWKKLYEMQIERKKLMRDICSKYKSSSRRIITPYHVSRIFVEDKHKLLYCEVPKAGCSNWKRVLMVLNGLASSTKDIHHNTVHYGNYLKRLDSFDRNGIFYRLNTYTKMIFIREPFERLVSAFRDKFEHANNYYHPVFGKAIISKYRRNATKEALWTGSGVQFTEFIQYLLDVHRPVGMDIHWDHVSRLCSPCLIDYDFIGKFESMEEDADFLLHLIGAPKNLTFPRFKDRHSNEERTTNKITQQYFAQLSPTERQRTYDFYYMDYQMFNYSKPFEDLY